A stretch of Bacillota bacterium DNA encodes these proteins:
- a CDS encoding PTS sugar transporter subunit IIB, with amino-acid sequence MAVVHMRIDNRLIHGQVTTSWVSAVGADRIVVTNDDVSRDPVQKLLLPQAARGVPTSILSVEETLEFARSAQGEREKVLVIAKLPSDALRLLEGGLKPREVNVGNQAPTPGSRFKMVTHSIAVTPEEAEIYRKIAAFGYTLTCKMMPSDRASDFLELLRRNGL; translated from the coding sequence GTGGCCGTCGTGCACATGCGCATCGACAACCGGCTCATCCACGGCCAGGTGACGACCAGCTGGGTGAGCGCCGTGGGTGCCGACCGGATCGTGGTCACCAACGACGACGTCTCCCGGGACCCGGTGCAGAAGCTGCTGCTGCCCCAGGCGGCGCGGGGCGTCCCGACGTCGATCCTGTCGGTGGAGGAGACGCTGGAGTTCGCGCGCAGCGCGCAGGGGGAGCGCGAGAAGGTGCTGGTCATCGCCAAGCTTCCTTCGGACGCGCTGCGCCTCCTGGAGGGGGGGCTGAAGCCGCGCGAGGTGAACGTGGGCAACCAGGCGCCGACGCCGGGGAGCCGGTTCAAGATGGTCACCCATTCCATCGCCGTCACCCCGGAGGAGGCGGAGATCTACCGGAAGATCGCCGCCTTCGGCTACACGCTGACCTGCAAGATGATGCCCAGCGACCGCGCCAGCGACTTCCTGGAGCTGCTGAGAAGGAACGGGCTGTGA